The Litchfieldia alkalitelluris genome has a window encoding:
- a CDS encoding YkvA family protein has product MLKKPCYIRSKDKAIEFLYGRISYGENKDLGEKIKQLIFVLYLAYKDERVSWYAKIFTACVVAYAVSPIDLIPDFIPILGYLDDIIIVPLGIMFALKLIPSEVILECEVKAEEMLKNGKPKNWVVGSLIILTWGVIIFWVIKNFYQLLS; this is encoded by the coding sequence ATGTTGAAGAAACCATGTTATATTAGAAGTAAAGATAAAGCAATTGAATTTTTATATGGGAGAATATCTTATGGGGAAAATAAAGACTTGGGCGAAAAGATTAAACAACTAATCTTTGTACTTTATTTAGCATATAAAGATGAAAGAGTATCTTGGTATGCTAAAATATTTACGGCTTGTGTGGTAGCGTATGCGGTTAGTCCAATTGATTTGATACCTGATTTCATACCAATACTTGGTTACTTAGATGATATTATTATTGTTCCATTAGGAATAATGTTCGCATTAAAGTTGATACCAAGTGAAGTAATATTAGAATGTGAAGTTAAAGCTGAAGAAATGTTGAAAAATGGTAAACCGAAGAATTGGGTGGTAGGTTCACTTATCATTCTTACTTGGGGCGTAATTATCTTTTGGGTTATTAAAAATTTTTATCAGTTACTTAGTTGA
- a CDS encoding sensor domain-containing protein produces the protein MSFKGKVFFSVPFVFITIGLITYELYINNPKEAILHGIVGTLATILSWILGAKYDESKYYAQKLLEKSEELDTIFENSSIFTWINDSINKKVTTSKGIQKVLGYTSKDFEENYEFGFSRTFPDDEEKIQKLLSGEIHQCEWKFIRKDGEVRWLESRGIPSLDSSNRVEKVKGVTIDITERKIIEEKYSQRNKELVSLFENDDSFIWSSDLIEQKVTVSKGIENIFGFSAKEFEEDYELWISRTYPDDIDIVQTFYTNLKSGKPAHSKWRFIRSDGEARWLEARGNPILESDEKPIKLIGVAYDITEEQRSEEKIRYLAFHDTLTGLPNRYMLIKTLKKALDRCKRSNKNVAVLFLDLDRFKFINDTKGHNSGDVLLKEVGKRLVKCVREGDLIARQGGDEFIILLEDIKESQLKELSQRIIDSFIQPFILDKEEFFISTSIGISLYPQDGDDSEKLIKHADIAMYWAKKRGKNNYQFYFNEPEDILYRKVKLEQGLRNALNNSEFVLHYQPQMELDKGECIGVEALIRWNHPEFGMVPPFEFIPIAEETGVIVQIGEWVIDEACKQMKLWYEKGFVPFRIAVNVSAIQFLDKNFFKVVERILNKHQLAPEFLELEITESIMQNIKESSTLISQLKELGVKMTIDDFGTGYSSLNVLNRLSIDYVKIDKSFVDEVSTNSNIASLVKTMIDMGTNLKFELIAEGIENEQQVNFLIQNGCRFGQGYFYSAPLPLTEVEEFLKTNK, from the coding sequence ATGAGCTTTAAAGGAAAGGTGTTTTTTTCCGTTCCTTTTGTCTTTATTACAATAGGATTAATCACCTATGAATTATATATAAATAACCCTAAAGAAGCTATTTTACATGGTATTGTAGGTACTCTTGCTACTATTTTAAGTTGGATCTTGGGGGCAAAATATGATGAATCTAAATATTATGCTCAAAAACTACTTGAAAAGAGCGAAGAATTAGACACTATTTTTGAAAACTCATCCATTTTTACTTGGATAAATGATTCTATTAATAAAAAGGTAACGACATCCAAAGGTATTCAAAAAGTATTAGGATATACCTCGAAAGATTTTGAAGAAAATTATGAATTTGGATTTTCACGTACTTTCCCTGATGATGAAGAAAAGATTCAAAAACTGCTGTCAGGTGAAATTCATCAATGCGAATGGAAATTTATAAGAAAAGATGGGGAGGTTAGGTGGTTAGAATCTCGAGGAATACCTTCACTTGATTCATCAAATAGAGTAGAAAAAGTAAAAGGAGTTACAATTGATATTACAGAACGAAAAATAATTGAAGAAAAATATTCTCAAAGAAATAAAGAATTAGTTAGTCTTTTTGAAAATGATGACTCTTTTATTTGGTCTAGTGATTTAATTGAACAAAAAGTGACAGTTTCAAAAGGAATTGAAAATATCTTTGGGTTCTCTGCGAAAGAATTTGAAGAGGATTATGAACTTTGGATTTCACGAACTTATCCAGATGATATTGATATCGTTCAAACATTCTATACTAATTTAAAATCAGGAAAACCCGCTCATAGTAAATGGAGGTTTATCCGAAGTGATGGGGAGGCAAGGTGGTTAGAAGCCCGTGGAAATCCTATTTTGGAATCTGATGAAAAACCGATTAAGTTAATCGGTGTAGCTTACGATATAACAGAAGAACAAAGAAGTGAAGAAAAAATTAGATACTTGGCATTTCATGATACGCTGACTGGCTTACCCAACCGTTATATGTTAATTAAGACACTAAAAAAAGCTTTAGATCGTTGTAAACGAAGTAACAAAAACGTAGCAGTTCTGTTTTTAGATTTAGACCGATTTAAATTTATCAATGATACAAAAGGTCATAACTCAGGAGATGTCCTGCTTAAGGAAGTGGGAAAAAGATTAGTGAAATGTGTACGAGAAGGCGATTTGATAGCACGTCAAGGTGGAGATGAATTTATTATTTTACTTGAAGATATTAAAGAATCACAGCTCAAAGAACTATCTCAGCGAATTATTGATTCATTTATACAGCCATTCATTTTAGATAAAGAAGAGTTTTTTATTTCAACAAGCATTGGAATTAGTTTATACCCACAAGATGGGGATGATTCTGAAAAATTAATTAAACATGCTGATATTGCTATGTATTGGGCTAAAAAACGTGGAAAAAATAACTATCAATTTTATTTTAATGAACCAGAAGATATTCTTTATAGAAAAGTAAAATTAGAACAAGGACTTCGAAATGCTTTAAATAATAGTGAGTTTGTACTTCATTATCAACCACAAATGGAACTAGATAAAGGAGAATGTATAGGCGTTGAAGCTTTAATTCGTTGGAACCATCCCGAATTTGGTATGGTTCCTCCTTTTGAATTTATCCCAATTGCAGAAGAAACAGGAGTGATTGTTCAAATTGGGGAATGGGTGATTGATGAAGCGTGTAAACAAATGAAATTATGGTATGAGAAAGGTTTTGTTCCATTTAGAATAGCTGTCAATGTTTCCGCTATACAATTTCTTGATAAGAATTTCTTTAAGGTTGTAGAACGAATACTCAATAAACACCAGTTGGCACCAGAGTTCCTAGAGTTGGAGATAACAGAGAGTATCATGCAAAACATAAAAGAATCTTCTACTTTAATTAGTCAACTAAAAGAACTTGGAGTTAAAATGACTATTGATGATTTTGGTACAGGGTATTCTTCTTTAAATGTTTTAAATCGATTATCCATTGATTATGTCAAGATTGATAAGTCATTCGTAGATGAAGTTTCTACAAACTCAAATATAGCATCTTTAGTTAAAACGATGATTGATATGGGTACAAATTTAAAATTTGAATTAATTGCAGAGGGTATTGAAAATGAACAACAAGTTAATTTTCTTATTCAAAATGGTTGTCGTTTCGGTCAAGGGTATTTTTATAGTGCCCCCTTACCATTAACGGAAGTAGAAGAATTTTTAAAAACAAATAAGTAG
- a CDS encoding sensor domain-containing protein → MIIENKEQNSQIFRQFFSQLGTFIEDDQTESDFVRVMFENLIEKAPIGIYILEEGSISYVNSYYSDLLGYTKAELTQGLVSLKQIIHPEDYPTIQNRIECRKKGDNKVARYRIRKINKQGKLIYTEIQSFMDVIGDKMVLFGSVTDITEQYNAQQLLQESNEKYKSLFESSPDAMYSIDENGILIDVNPAAELLTGYSNEEMKGMPFMPLVAPEDLPEAIKHFESAKVGEPSSGELVLIRQDKQKIHIETTHFPMKVNGEIVGTYGTARDITRKKIYDEKMKELAFYDPLTRLPNRKLFEDRLEQIINLSQKDEKLFSVIFLDLDRFKFINDSMGHHIGDEFLKLVAERLKQTIRNTDTLSRLAGDEFTILVPEITKEEVIIMVERIIQHLAEPFHVSGHWLSVSASIGIAFSTGINVSVSEVIRHADTAMYQTKKSRRSKYTIYSKEMEVETLYKLTIERDLTLALKNNELELYYQPIMDLESEKVIAMEALVRWHHPVLGMVPPNDFIRVAEECGQIIPIGIWVLETACIQNKKWQDSGMTPFKVAVNVSTKQLQQYDFVDTVKNLLIKTGMEPKWLELEVTESILIDNVEEIKESLTILRGIGVSISIDDFGTGYTSLSYLRQYPFDTVKIDKSFIDDISRDLNGKRITSAIISLAHSLNMNVVAEGIEGELELLFLKREKCDAGQGYYFNKPMSVHTLPIDLFENKKLY, encoded by the coding sequence ATGATAATAGAAAATAAAGAACAAAATTCACAGATTTTCCGCCAATTTTTTAGTCAGTTAGGGACCTTTATAGAAGACGATCAAACAGAATCTGATTTTGTCCGGGTAATGTTTGAAAATTTGATAGAAAAAGCGCCTATTGGTATTTATATTTTAGAAGAAGGCTCTATTTCATATGTTAATAGCTATTATTCGGATCTCTTGGGATATACAAAAGCAGAACTAACACAAGGTCTTGTATCTCTTAAACAAATAATTCATCCTGAAGATTATCCAACGATTCAAAATAGAATCGAATGCAGAAAAAAAGGTGATAACAAGGTAGCGAGATATCGTATACGAAAAATTAATAAACAAGGGAAGCTAATATACACTGAAATTCAAAGCTTTATGGATGTCATTGGTGATAAGATGGTACTCTTTGGCAGTGTGACAGATATAACGGAACAATACAACGCCCAACAACTGCTGCAAGAGAGCAATGAAAAATACAAATCCCTTTTTGAAAGTAGTCCAGATGCCATGTATTCAATAGATGAAAACGGAATTTTGATTGATGTTAATCCGGCAGCTGAACTGCTTACAGGATATTCAAATGAGGAAATGAAGGGAATGCCTTTCATGCCCCTTGTTGCACCGGAGGATTTACCAGAAGCTATTAAACATTTTGAAAGTGCTAAAGTTGGGGAACCGAGCAGTGGAGAGTTGGTTCTTATCCGACAAGATAAACAAAAGATTCATATAGAAACAACCCATTTTCCTATGAAGGTAAATGGCGAAATTGTTGGTACCTATGGAACAGCAAGGGACATCACGAGAAAAAAAATATACGATGAGAAAATGAAGGAACTCGCTTTTTATGACCCGCTTACCAGATTACCAAACCGTAAGTTATTTGAAGATCGGTTAGAGCAAATTATTAATCTTTCACAGAAAGACGAGAAATTATTTTCTGTTATTTTTCTAGATTTAGATCGGTTTAAGTTTATAAATGATTCTATGGGTCATCATATCGGAGATGAATTTTTAAAGCTGGTGGCAGAAAGATTAAAACAAACTATAAGGAATACAGATACGTTAAGCCGATTAGCAGGGGATGAATTCACCATTCTAGTACCTGAAATTACTAAAGAGGAAGTAATTATTATGGTTGAGCGAATCATCCAACATTTAGCTGAACCCTTCCATGTGTCTGGACATTGGTTAAGTGTGTCGGCAAGCATTGGAATTGCATTCAGCACGGGAATCAATGTTAGCGTTTCCGAAGTAATTCGTCATGCGGATACTGCAATGTACCAAACAAAGAAATCTAGGCGGAGTAAATATACAATTTACTCTAAGGAAATGGAAGTGGAAACTTTATATAAATTAACAATTGAAAGGGATTTAACCCTTGCACTTAAAAACAATGAGTTGGAATTGTATTATCAGCCGATTATGGACTTGGAAAGTGAAAAAGTGATTGCAATGGAAGCGCTGGTTCGTTGGCACCACCCAGTGCTTGGAATGGTTCCCCCAAATGATTTTATTCGTGTAGCAGAGGAATGTGGGCAAATTATTCCTATTGGGATTTGGGTTCTAGAAACTGCATGCATACAAAATAAGAAGTGGCAGGATTCCGGAATGACTCCATTTAAAGTAGCAGTTAATGTTTCTACTAAACAACTGCAACAATATGACTTTGTTGACACCGTTAAAAACCTGTTGATTAAAACCGGGATGGAGCCGAAATGGCTTGAACTCGAAGTAACTGAGAGTATTCTAATTGATAATGTTGAGGAAATAAAAGAAAGTTTAACGATACTGAGAGGAATTGGCGTATCGATTTCCATTGATGACTTTGGTACTGGCTATACTTCTTTAAGCTATCTCCGACAATATCCTTTTGACACAGTGAAAATCGATAAAAGTTTTATTGATGACATTAGTCGGGATTTAAATGGGAAAAGGATTACATCCGCAATTATATCTCTGGCACATAGTTTAAACATGAATGTAGTTGCGGAAGGTATCGAAGGTGAATTAGAACTACTATTTTTAAAGAGAGAGAAGTGCGACGCAGGGCAAGGCTATTACTTTAATAAGCCGATGTCAGTTCATACACTGCCGATTGACTTGTTTGAAAATAAGAAGCTGTACTAA
- a CDS encoding MFS transporter, giving the protein MVICDLIQALAAMSLFFVSTVDHIWIIYVSTFVLMSATAIQLPTRSASISTLVKKENLLKANSLHSVAFGIVMVIGSMLGGFVTAAFDFNLAFVLNALTLVISAFIMMTVKFPRATSTEEKDKMSFKQFRVLIPIIKDSRLIKLVFIYYVIWAIGGGIINLIPSVFAFEVYQLDNIGVGILYACFGIGQILGGYISEFLSKWTVPAIAIGFLLEGVAYIFFSVSPNIFIGGLMLVIALAGVTVGNAFIGTLVMEYIPEEYLGRLFSIIYTAVNVILGTTMIVAGILLSSLLPQQIAMLSGLLITIPSLIIGYFIWRTEIPQTSVKEGTKSV; this is encoded by the coding sequence TTGGTCATTTGCGATTTGATCCAGGCTCTTGCTGCTATGTCTTTATTTTTCGTTTCAACTGTTGATCACATTTGGATTATATATGTATCTACCTTTGTGTTAATGTCTGCAACAGCCATTCAGTTACCAACCCGTTCTGCATCTATTTCAACGTTAGTAAAAAAAGAAAATCTATTGAAGGCAAATTCCCTTCATTCAGTAGCCTTTGGGATTGTGATGGTGATCGGTTCAATGCTAGGTGGGTTTGTCACAGCTGCCTTTGATTTCAATCTCGCCTTTGTTTTAAATGCTTTAACACTGGTCATCTCAGCATTTATTATGATGACGGTCAAGTTTCCTAGAGCAACCAGCACTGAGGAGAAAGATAAAATGTCGTTTAAGCAGTTCCGGGTGCTTATACCCATCATTAAGGATTCAAGATTGATAAAACTAGTTTTCATTTATTATGTTATATGGGCCATTGGAGGGGGAATTATTAATCTAATCCCAAGTGTTTTTGCATTTGAAGTCTATCAATTAGATAATATTGGTGTTGGTATTTTATATGCATGCTTTGGAATCGGCCAAATACTTGGTGGCTATATTTCTGAGTTTCTATCGAAATGGACCGTACCTGCGATTGCAATCGGATTTCTGTTAGAGGGAGTTGCGTATATCTTTTTTAGTGTTTCACCAAACATTTTTATCGGAGGATTGATGCTCGTTATTGCTTTGGCAGGTGTAACAGTTGGAAATGCCTTTATCGGTACACTTGTCATGGAATATATACCCGAAGAATATTTAGGGCGATTATTTTCAATCATCTACACTGCTGTAAACGTCATTCTTGGAACAACGATGATTGTGGCAGGTATATTGCTCAGTTCCTTGTTACCACAACAAATTGCTATGCTATCTGGATTACTTATAACCATTCCATCTCTGATTATAGGTTATTTTATCTGGAGAACTGAGATCCCACAGACTTCAGTAAAAGAAGGTACTAAAAGTGTTTAG
- a CDS encoding P-II family nitrogen regulator: protein MTLHKAEKVVIITEKLILKGVCQIIEAYGGTGYTIVAAGGKGSRNVRSTSDRAAVVDDFANVKIEVIVKSKTIAETIMNQVAKKYFENYSGITYVEDVEILRPKKFYND from the coding sequence ATGACTCTTCATAAGGCAGAAAAAGTGGTGATTATTACAGAGAAATTGATTTTAAAAGGCGTGTGCCAGATTATCGAGGCTTACGGTGGGACCGGTTATACCATTGTCGCGGCAGGGGGTAAAGGCAGCCGCAATGTGCGTTCGACCTCAGATCGAGCTGCGGTGGTTGATGATTTTGCGAATGTTAAAATTGAAGTCATTGTGAAATCCAAAACAATAGCCGAAACCATCATGAATCAGGTTGCAAAGAAATATTTCGAAAACTACTCAGGCATAACCTATGTCGAGGATGTCGAAATCCTCCGCCCTAAGAAGTTTTATAATGATTAA
- a CDS encoding sodium-dependent bicarbonate transport family permease — protein sequence MEFLFDFLMRLVAQFQSPTLGFLIGGMVLAALGSNLKIPNAIYQFIVFMLLMKIGIQGGIEIRGADLSAMLLPAVSAVIIGVVIVLIGSFVFSLLPGIKREDGIATAGLFGAVSASTLAAAMVLLEEEAIYFEAWVPALYPFMDIPALILAIVLANIHLKKQNGGKDSKVDVWGIVKESLRGSALSALILGLALGLLTKSEGVLESFYEPLFRGFLSVLMLVMGMEAFARINELRRVAHLYAVYAFIAPIIHGLIAFGLGYIAHVTVGFSPGGVILLSVIAASSSDISGPPTLRGGIPSANPSTYIGSSTSVGTPVAIAVCIPLFISLAQVVFNL from the coding sequence ATGGAGTTTTTATTTGATTTTTTGATGCGCCTTGTTGCGCAGTTTCAATCCCCGACACTTGGATTTCTCATTGGCGGCATGGTGCTTGCGGCCCTTGGCAGCAATTTAAAAATACCGAATGCGATTTACCAATTTATTGTGTTCATGCTTTTGATGAAAATCGGGATCCAGGGCGGTATCGAAATTCGTGGGGCCGATCTGAGCGCCATGTTACTGCCTGCCGTTTCAGCTGTGATTATTGGTGTAGTAATCGTACTAATAGGAAGCTTTGTCTTTTCTCTCTTGCCAGGTATTAAACGAGAAGATGGTATTGCAACTGCCGGACTATTTGGTGCGGTGAGTGCCTCGACACTGGCGGCGGCTATGGTTTTACTGGAAGAAGAGGCAATTTATTTTGAAGCCTGGGTTCCGGCGCTTTATCCGTTTATGGACATTCCAGCTCTCATTTTAGCCATTGTTCTAGCTAATATTCATCTCAAAAAACAAAATGGAGGCAAGGATAGTAAAGTTGATGTTTGGGGAATCGTCAAAGAAAGTTTGCGTGGCTCTGCTTTATCAGCGCTTATACTTGGCCTTGCCCTTGGCTTGCTTACTAAATCGGAAGGTGTACTGGAAAGTTTTTATGAGCCGCTCTTCCGCGGGTTTTTATCCGTGTTGATGTTGGTCATGGGAATGGAAGCCTTTGCTCGTATAAATGAGCTACGAAGAGTGGCGCACTTGTATGCGGTCTATGCTTTTATCGCGCCTATTATACATGGATTAATAGCTTTTGGCTTGGGATATATTGCTCATGTGACTGTGGGTTTTAGTCCTGGTGGTGTAATCCTGCTATCTGTGATCGCGGCTTCAAGCTCTGACATATCTGGTCCGCCAACCTTGAGAGGAGGCATTCCTTCCGCCAATCCATCAACTTATATTGGTTCCTCAACCAGCGTGGGAACGCCCGTTGCAATAGCAGTTTGCATCCCACTCTTTATCTCGCTGGCGCAGGTGGTCTTTAATCTATAG
- a CDS encoding DUF3231 family protein: MLSGMSLGYYGVALGTVSRRDLGLKFTRILMEAVQYAEDGANILIEHNWMEKPPSSINNIEIAKNKKKQ; this comes from the coding sequence GTGTTATCTGGAATGTCACTTGGATATTATGGTGTAGCATTAGGAACGGTTTCAAGACGCGATTTAGGTTTAAAATTTACGCGTATTTTGATGGAAGCTGTTCAATATGCAGAAGATGGAGCTAATATTTTGATTGAACATAACTGGATGGAAAAGCCGCCTTCATCCATAAATAATATTGAAATTGCAAAAAACAAAAAGAAGCAGTGA